From one Sphingomonas sp. BT-65 genomic stretch:
- a CDS encoding GspE/PulE family protein, giving the protein MSEVIEPVTLPYSYARRAGVVLRAGAGGLECVHRPDAALDALLEVQRIAPSARFVAVEDAVFDQALAASYSGSGAAAAEFDLGGMDLAALADSAAAVDDLLDTRDDSPVIRLINALLLEAVKEGASDVHVETQEKRVVVRFRIDGVLRDKLEPQRALAPLLISRIKVMAKLDIAEKRVPQDGRVTLRIGGHDVDARVSTLPTQHGERVVMRLLEKGSLKLDMEALGMSARDREVFSRLLERPHGMLLVTGPTGSGKTTSLYAALQRLNDRKRNIMTVEDPIEYELPGIGQTQVNTRTGMTFARGLRAILRQDPDVIMVGEIRDQETAEVAVRSAMTGHFVLSTLHTNSAVGSVTRLIDMGVERYLLAPMLVGLAAQRLVRRLCPSCRREDVASEGDAMLLGGALKAGEPVWRAAGCDDCHGDGYRGRAGLYEVVAVDERFQAMIHDGASEAEIEAHARRESPSLLDDGVAKVRAGVTTVEEVARVVREEA; this is encoded by the coding sequence ATGAGCGAAGTGATCGAGCCGGTGACGCTGCCCTACAGCTATGCGCGCCGCGCGGGCGTGGTGCTGCGCGCGGGGGCAGGCGGACTCGAATGCGTGCATCGGCCCGATGCCGCGCTCGATGCGCTTCTCGAAGTGCAGCGAATCGCCCCTTCGGCGCGATTTGTGGCGGTCGAAGACGCCGTGTTCGACCAGGCGCTGGCGGCGAGCTATTCGGGAAGCGGCGCGGCCGCGGCCGAATTCGACCTTGGCGGCATGGACCTCGCGGCACTCGCCGACAGCGCAGCGGCGGTCGACGACCTGCTCGACACGCGCGACGATTCGCCGGTCATCCGCCTGATCAACGCGCTGCTGCTCGAAGCGGTCAAGGAAGGCGCGTCGGACGTGCATGTCGAGACGCAGGAGAAGCGCGTCGTGGTGCGCTTCCGCATCGATGGCGTGCTGCGTGACAAGCTGGAGCCGCAGCGCGCGCTGGCGCCGCTGCTGATCAGCCGCATCAAGGTCATGGCCAAGCTCGACATCGCCGAGAAGCGCGTGCCGCAGGACGGCCGGGTGACGCTGCGCATCGGCGGGCATGATGTCGACGCGCGCGTCTCGACCTTGCCCACCCAACATGGCGAGCGGGTGGTGATGCGTCTGCTCGAGAAGGGCTCGCTCAAGCTCGACATGGAAGCGCTCGGCATGAGCGCGCGCGACCGTGAGGTGTTCTCGCGGCTGCTCGAACGGCCGCATGGCATGCTGCTGGTCACCGGGCCGACCGGATCGGGCAAGACGACCAGCCTCTATGCCGCGCTCCAGCGCCTGAACGACCGCAAGCGCAACATCATGACGGTGGAAGATCCCATCGAGTACGAGCTTCCGGGGATCGGCCAGACCCAGGTCAACACGCGCACCGGGATGACCTTCGCCCGCGGGCTGCGGGCGATCCTGCGCCAGGATCCCGACGTCATCATGGTCGGCGAAATCCGCGACCAGGAGACCGCCGAGGTCGCGGTGCGATCGGCGATGACCGGACATTTCGTGCTCTCGACGCTGCACACCAACAGCGCGGTCGGATCGGTGACTCGACTGATCGACATGGGAGTCGAGCGCTATCTGCTCGCGCCGATGCTGGTGGGCCTTGCGGCGCAGCGGCTGGTGCGGCGGCTGTGCCCGAGCTGCCGCCGCGAGGATGTGGCGAGCGAGGGCGATGCGATGCTGCTCGGCGGGGCGCTGAAGGCAGGCGAGCCGGTGTGGCGCGCGGCGGGATGCGATGACTGCCATGGCGACGGCTATCGCGGACGTGCCGGCCTCTACGAGGTGGTGGCGGTCGACGAGCGCTTCCAGGCGATGATCCATGACGGCGCGTCGGAGGCGGAGATCGAGGCGCATGCCCGGCGCGAGAGCCCGAGCCTGCTCGACGACGGCGTGGCCAAGGTGCGTGCCGGGGTGACCACGGTCGAGGAAGTCGCGCGGGTCGTGAGGGAAGAAGCGTGA
- a CDS encoding type II secretion system F family protein: MPAFAYRAADQGGAEKKGRIEATSAAAARAMLREQGLLPLAVDAAVERRSIGSIRLPGLGRTGMSARELATATRQIATLVGSDIPVEESLRLAASQSEAQRVSSILLEVRAAILDGRSFANALGTHPKTFPEFYRASVAAGESSGKLTQVLEHLAHFVENRQANSQKLQLALLYPGLLATVSLGVIVLLLVYVIPDIVKVFVSRGTDLPLLTRMLIAISGFLQAWGLYILLAALVGFVIYGRWVANPANRLKVHRAFTERWPFRRFSRQHNAARFAGSLATLVSSAVPLVEALHAAAAVTPNRWVRTRALHVAARVREGISLRAAMTEAGVFPLMLTAIVASGEASGQLGPALSRAADELDRELDAVTSAMVALVEPLVLLLMGGIVLMMVLAILLPIINLNDLVQL; encoded by the coding sequence ATGCCCGCCTTTGCTTATCGTGCCGCCGACCAGGGCGGCGCCGAGAAGAAGGGGCGGATCGAGGCGACCAGCGCCGCCGCTGCGCGCGCGATGCTGCGCGAGCAGGGGTTGCTGCCGCTGGCGGTCGACGCGGCGGTCGAGCGGCGCTCGATCGGGAGCATCAGGCTGCCGGGCCTTGGCCGGACGGGCATGAGCGCGCGCGAGCTGGCGACAGCGACCCGGCAGATCGCGACATTGGTCGGATCGGACATCCCGGTCGAGGAATCGCTGCGGCTGGCGGCGAGCCAGTCGGAGGCGCAGCGCGTGTCGTCCATCCTGCTCGAGGTACGCGCGGCGATTCTCGACGGGCGCAGCTTCGCCAATGCGCTGGGGACGCACCCCAAGACCTTTCCCGAATTCTACCGCGCCTCGGTTGCGGCGGGAGAATCGTCGGGCAAGCTGACCCAGGTGCTCGAGCATCTCGCGCATTTCGTCGAGAACCGGCAGGCGAACAGCCAGAAGCTGCAACTGGCTTTGCTCTATCCAGGGCTGCTGGCGACCGTGTCGCTCGGCGTGATCGTGCTGTTGCTGGTCTATGTCATCCCCGACATCGTCAAGGTGTTCGTCTCGCGCGGGACCGATCTGCCGCTGCTGACGCGGATGCTGATCGCGATCTCCGGCTTCCTGCAGGCCTGGGGCCTGTACATCCTGCTCGCCGCGCTGGTGGGATTCGTGATCTATGGCCGCTGGGTGGCGAACCCCGCCAACCGGCTTAAGGTGCACCGCGCCTTCACCGAGCGCTGGCCGTTCCGCCGGTTCAGCCGCCAGCACAATGCCGCGCGCTTCGCCGGGAGTCTCGCGACCCTGGTGTCGAGCGCGGTGCCGCTGGTCGAGGCGCTGCACGCCGCGGCGGCGGTGACGCCCAATCGCTGGGTGCGGACACGCGCGCTGCACGTCGCGGCGCGGGTGCGCGAGGGAATCAGCCTGCGTGCGGCGATGACCGAGGCGGGGGTGTTCCCGTTGATGCTGACCGCGATCGTCGCCTCGGGCGAGGCGAGCGGACAGCTCGGCCCGGCGCTGAGCCGCGCGGCGGACGAGCTCGACCGCGAACTCGATGCGGTGACCAGTGCGATGGTGGCGCTGGTCGAGCCGCTGGTGCTGCTGCTGATGGGCGGGATCGTGCTGATGATGGTGCTGGCAATCCTGTTGCCGATCATCAACTTGAACGACCTGGTGCAGCTCTAG
- a CDS encoding DUF1905 domain-containing protein gives MTAPLIDIRFDGIAVEWRGPAPHVFVAIPDEQVGEVRWAAREASYGWGCVPVEAEVRGEHFTTSLFPRGGGYLLPLKVAVRVATGIGVGDTVAVRMRVMRPD, from the coding sequence ATGACCGCTCCGCTGATCGACATTCGCTTCGACGGCATCGCCGTCGAATGGCGCGGCCCCGCCCCCCATGTCTTCGTGGCGATTCCCGACGAGCAGGTCGGCGAAGTCCGCTGGGCCGCCCGCGAAGCGAGCTATGGCTGGGGTTGCGTGCCGGTCGAGGCCGAGGTGCGCGGCGAGCACTTCACGACTTCGCTGTTCCCGCGCGGCGGCGGCTATCTGCTACCGCTCAAGGTCGCGGTGCGCGTCGCGACCGGCATCGGCGTGGGCGACACCGTCGCCGTGCGCATGCGCGTGATGCGCCCGGACTAG
- a CDS encoding type II secretion system protein N, which translates to MLGIAAYALAMLATMPASVFLKNRPWRTGVAGTVWNGEVGVAGGSKFEWDWAPLRSLTSLAFTADWKATGPDTDMGGRGLMRFGRTVLDDVSGSAHSSILQGLQPNLPFTCDLVMQLEFAKIAIGGGDQAIDGKLTTDPGTCTPKGGGAPVAVPSLLLTAEKIGTATRIRIAPAAQRRQTLVDATLSEDGRLSVRMTADGARILPFTGMPAGATVEGMM; encoded by the coding sequence GTGCTGGGCATAGCGGCTTATGCGCTGGCGATGCTCGCGACGATGCCCGCCAGTGTGTTCCTCAAGAACCGCCCATGGCGCACCGGCGTCGCCGGCACAGTGTGGAACGGCGAGGTCGGAGTCGCCGGGGGCAGCAAGTTCGAATGGGACTGGGCGCCGCTGCGTTCGCTCACCAGCCTCGCCTTCACCGCCGACTGGAAGGCGACCGGCCCCGACACCGACATGGGCGGCCGCGGGCTGATGCGCTTCGGCCGCACCGTGCTCGACGATGTGAGCGGCAGCGCGCACAGCTCGATCCTCCAGGGGCTCCAGCCCAATTTGCCCTTCACCTGCGATCTGGTGATGCAGCTCGAATTCGCGAAGATCGCGATCGGCGGCGGCGATCAGGCGATCGACGGCAAGCTCACCACCGATCCCGGCACCTGCACCCCCAAGGGCGGCGGCGCGCCGGTCGCTGTGCCTTCGCTGCTGCTCACCGCCGAGAAGATCGGCACCGCCACCCGCATCCGCATCGCGCCCGCCGCGCAGCGCCGCCAGACGCTGGTCGACGCGACGCTCAGCGAAGACGGCCGGCTCAGCGTCCGCATGACCGCCGACGGCGCGCGCATCCTCCCCTTCACCGGCATGCCCGCCGGCGCGACCGTCGAAGGGATGATGTGA
- a CDS encoding penicillin-binding protein activator produces MFAAAVQDKKPKRDKRQVAMLLPLSGPRAALGLSMRQAALLADSGPEITAYDTGGTAAGAALAARNALKAKAAMILGPVTAEEATAVAREVAGRVPVVAFSNNAVVRAPGSWVFGITPSQVTSAILRYARSRGIKSVVVIDDASPWGAAAALAAGKVQGEIGIDVRVLTVTADQPLPVAGDAPDAVLLPGSGEAVLAAARNLKETGIQLLGTVQALDHRPASLEVLNGAWLASPDPAAFGRFAGEFRSRHGGDPGALAALAYDAGGIVKILRNKGEISQAALLRETSYPCVTGNARFRSDGSVARELAILLAGPTGYEPVAVSLGA; encoded by the coding sequence GTGTTCGCCGCTGCCGTGCAGGACAAGAAGCCCAAGCGCGACAAGCGGCAAGTGGCGATGCTGCTGCCGCTTTCGGGGCCGCGCGCCGCGCTGGGCCTTAGCATGCGGCAGGCGGCGTTGCTCGCGGATTCTGGGCCGGAGATCACCGCTTACGACACCGGCGGGACCGCGGCGGGGGCGGCGCTGGCGGCGCGCAATGCGCTCAAGGCCAAGGCGGCGATGATCCTGGGGCCGGTGACCGCCGAGGAAGCGACCGCAGTGGCTCGCGAGGTGGCAGGGCGCGTGCCGGTGGTGGCGTTCAGCAACAACGCGGTGGTGCGCGCGCCGGGCAGCTGGGTGTTCGGCATCACGCCCAGCCAGGTGACCAGCGCGATCCTGCGCTATGCCCGTTCGCGCGGCATCAAGAGCGTCGTGGTGATCGACGATGCCTCGCCCTGGGGCGCCGCGGCGGCGCTGGCGGCGGGCAAGGTGCAGGGCGAGATCGGGATCGACGTGCGCGTGCTGACGGTGACCGCGGACCAGCCTTTGCCGGTGGCCGGCGACGCGCCCGACGCGGTGCTGCTGCCCGGGAGCGGCGAGGCGGTGCTGGCGGCGGCGCGCAACCTCAAGGAGACGGGCATCCAGCTGCTCGGCACGGTGCAGGCGTTGGATCATCGCCCGGCGTCGCTGGAGGTGCTGAACGGCGCGTGGCTCGCGAGCCCCGATCCTGCAGCATTCGGGCGCTTCGCCGGGGAGTTCCGCTCGCGCCACGGCGGCGATCCGGGGGCGCTGGCCGCGCTGGCCTATGACGCGGGCGGGATCGTCAAGATACTGCGCAACAAGGGCGAGATCAGCCAGGCGGCATTGCTCCGCGAGACCAGCTATCCCTGCGTCACCGGCAACGCCCGCTTCCGCAGCGACGGCAGCGTGGCGCGCGAGCTGGCGATTCTGCTCGCCGGGCCGACGGGGTACGAGCCGGTCGCGGTGAGCCTGGGGGCATGA
- a CDS encoding type II secretion system protein GspJ — MTPRPDEGGFTLLELIISLGLFALIAVAGLGLLDSVLNVQGRTDTRLSRLADLQRAMFVIQSDLDQITRGEVSGGGSGIAFTRIAGGMGGPPVPVRYGAAEGVLVRSAPQPQMLLQGVAETRWRFRDGNAWIDRWPPSEKRKAEWPRAVSIEMQIAGVQGPQGLLRRVVMLPDQPRDK; from the coding sequence ATGACGCCGCGCCCTGACGAGGGCGGGTTCACGCTGCTCGAGCTGATCATCTCGCTCGGGCTGTTCGCGCTGATTGCGGTGGCGGGGCTGGGGCTGCTCGACAGCGTGCTCAACGTCCAGGGGCGGACCGACACGCGGCTCTCGCGGCTGGCCGACCTGCAGCGCGCGATGTTCGTGATCCAGAGCGACCTCGACCAGATCACCCGCGGCGAAGTTTCGGGCGGCGGGAGCGGCATTGCCTTCACCCGGATCGCGGGCGGCATGGGCGGGCCGCCGGTGCCGGTGCGCTATGGCGCGGCGGAGGGCGTGCTGGTGCGCTCGGCGCCGCAGCCGCAGATGCTGCTGCAAGGCGTGGCGGAGACGCGGTGGCGGTTCCGCGACGGCAATGCCTGGATCGATCGCTGGCCGCCGAGCGAGAAACGCAAGGCCGAATGGCCGCGCGCGGTTTCGATCGAGATGCAGATCGCCGGGGTGCAGGGGCCGCAAGGTCTGCTGCGCCGGGTGGTGATGCTGCCCGACCAGCCGAGAGACAAGTGA
- a CDS encoding general secretion pathway protein GspK — protein MRRRDDEQGMILVNVLMFVAIASGLVLLMISREELALDRSLRGREAARAAAIVRGGELSAISALRRDAREAPDVDHAGEEWASIGAKGAAIDGGSFDLAVSDAEGRFNVNSLRSGEVAPVLLFQKLAAIAGLDEAQMTEAIAYVRGQGPVTDVRPIRLLPGVDQGAIARLERMVTALPGNTQINLNAADQELLAILFDDPVIAERLVAIRKRNGQITLRDLSDQKVSQPPGTSFQSNTFWVRVRATIGGTAQDGATLIQRKVEEDGKIEVLPVARWRNAAVPPEAPVLGG, from the coding sequence ATGCGCCGCCGTGACGACGAGCAGGGCATGATCCTGGTCAACGTGCTGATGTTCGTCGCGATCGCGAGCGGGCTGGTGCTGCTGATGATCAGCCGCGAGGAGCTGGCGCTCGACCGGTCGCTCAGAGGCCGCGAGGCGGCGCGGGCGGCGGCGATCGTGCGCGGCGGCGAGCTCTCGGCGATCAGCGCGCTGCGGCGCGATGCGCGGGAGGCACCCGATGTTGATCATGCGGGCGAGGAGTGGGCGTCGATCGGGGCGAAGGGCGCGGCGATCGACGGGGGCAGCTTCGACCTGGCGGTGAGTGACGCCGAGGGCCGGTTCAACGTCAATTCGCTGCGCAGCGGCGAGGTGGCGCCGGTGCTGCTGTTCCAGAAGCTGGCGGCGATTGCCGGGCTCGATGAGGCGCAGATGACCGAGGCGATCGCCTATGTCCGCGGCCAGGGGCCGGTGACCGATGTGCGGCCGATCCGGCTGCTGCCCGGCGTCGATCAGGGCGCGATCGCGCGGCTCGAGCGGATGGTGACCGCGCTGCCCGGCAACACGCAGATCAACCTGAACGCCGCCGATCAGGAGTTGCTCGCGATCCTGTTCGACGATCCGGTGATCGCCGAGCGGCTGGTCGCGATCCGCAAGCGCAACGGGCAGATCACGCTGCGCGACCTGTCCGACCAGAAGGTGAGCCAGCCGCCGGGGACGAGCTTCCAGTCGAACACCTTCTGGGTGCGGGTGCGGGCGACGATCGGCGGGACGGCGCAGGACGGCGCGACGCTGATCCAGCGCAAGGTCGAGGAGGACGGCAAGATCGAGGTGCTGCCGGTGGCGCGCTGGCGCAACGCCGCGGTGCCGCCCGAGGCGCCGGTGCTGGGCGGCTGA
- a CDS encoding MerC domain-containing protein codes for MRAKIGKWFDGFAVSASALCLVHCLGLPLLIAALPAIANRIDPGEGFHLAVLLFAIPTSAFALIEGWRKHRGLTPLFVGGVGLTLMALGLAFEQWVAVETGVTVAGSLLLAGAHVANWRRRASRAARPT; via the coding sequence ATGCGGGCGAAGATCGGCAAGTGGTTCGACGGATTTGCGGTGAGCGCCTCGGCGCTGTGCCTGGTGCATTGCCTGGGCCTGCCGCTGCTGATCGCAGCGTTGCCGGCCATCGCAAACCGGATCGATCCGGGGGAGGGGTTTCACCTCGCCGTGCTGCTGTTCGCGATCCCGACGAGCGCGTTCGCGTTGATCGAGGGCTGGCGAAAGCATCGTGGACTGACGCCGCTGTTCGTGGGCGGTGTGGGGCTGACGCTGATGGCACTCGGGCTGGCGTTCGAGCAATGGGTTGCGGTTGAGACAGGGGTGACCGTGGCGGGAAGCCTGCTGCTGGCAGGAGCGCATGTGGCGAACTGGCGGCGGCGCGCCAGCCGGGCCGCCCGCCCGACCTAG
- a CDS encoding bifunctional helix-turn-helix transcriptional regulator/GNAT family N-acetyltransferase: protein MTDLMQQMGAVFLGSRLKRLGERMQAGAARITADAGLPVQPSHMAFLAALDGQAMTIGQLVQAVGVSQPGVTRSVGQLVELGLAQSDLGEDQRQRTISLTPAGTAVLARAKLYVWPQVEEAVHALFGGRADSFVDQITELEAALEATPIDLLASRARPEILTIREYSDDLAPHFHDINAEWINAMFRLESIDREVLENPRAKIIEPGGVILFVEAKGLGIVGTCALLKTGANSYELTKMGVRESARGLKAGEFLLSAVIDRAMSLNADPLYLLTNAKCAAAIHLYEKLGFQHDAEIMARYGALYARCNVAMRYRPDRG, encoded by the coding sequence ATGACGGATTTAATGCAGCAGATGGGAGCCGTCTTTCTGGGAAGCCGCCTCAAGCGGTTGGGAGAGCGGATGCAGGCGGGCGCGGCGCGGATCACGGCGGATGCCGGCCTGCCGGTGCAGCCGTCGCACATGGCGTTCCTTGCCGCGCTCGACGGTCAGGCAATGACGATCGGCCAGCTGGTGCAGGCGGTGGGGGTCAGCCAGCCCGGCGTGACGCGCTCGGTCGGCCAACTGGTGGAACTTGGCCTCGCCCAGTCCGATCTGGGTGAGGATCAGCGGCAGCGGACGATATCGCTCACCCCCGCCGGAACCGCCGTGTTGGCGCGGGCCAAATTATATGTGTGGCCACAGGTGGAAGAGGCGGTCCATGCGTTGTTCGGGGGCAGGGCGGATTCCTTCGTCGACCAGATCACGGAGTTGGAGGCTGCGCTCGAGGCGACGCCGATCGACCTTCTGGCGAGCCGCGCCAGACCGGAAATTCTGACGATCCGGGAATATAGCGACGATCTGGCGCCGCATTTTCACGACATCAATGCCGAATGGATCAACGCGATGTTTCGCCTTGAGTCCATCGATCGCGAAGTGCTCGAAAATCCCCGCGCGAAAATCATCGAGCCCGGCGGGGTCATCCTGTTCGTCGAGGCGAAGGGGCTGGGCATCGTCGGCACCTGCGCGCTGCTGAAAACCGGCGCCAACAGCTACGAGCTCACCAAGATGGGGGTGCGCGAGTCCGCCCGCGGGCTGAAGGCTGGCGAGTTCCTGCTTTCGGCCGTGATCGATCGCGCCATGTCGTTGAACGCGGACCCGCTCTATCTTCTCACCAACGCCAAATGCGCCGCGGCCATCCACCTGTACGAGAAGCTCGGCTTTCAGCATGATGCGGAGATCATGGCCAGGTATGGCGCGCTTTATGCCCGATGCAATGTCGCGATGCGCTATCGCCCGGATCGAGGCTGA
- the hutU gene encoding urocanate hydratase, translated as MTRTDNSRRIKAPTGTDLSAKSWLTEAPLRMLMNNLDADVAEAPESLVVYGGIGRAARDWESYDRIVEALRKLDADQTLLVQSGKPVGVFRTHPDAPRVLIANSNLVPHWATWEHFHELDRKGLAMYGQMTAGSWIYIGTQGIVQGTYETFVEAGRQHYGGDLSGKWILTAGLGGMGGAQPLAATMAGASCLAVECQPSRIEMRLRTRYLDRAANNIDEALEIIRTSDKPVSVGLLGNAAEVLPELVRRGVRPDIVTDQTSAHDPVNGYLPAGWTLDEWFTKRETAPHEVEKAARSSMATHVRAMLAFHEAGIPTLDYGNNIRQVAKDEGVDNAFAFPGFVPAYIRPLFCRGIGPFRWAALSGNPEDIWKTDAKVKQLLPDNHHLHNWLDMARERIAFQGLPARICWVGLGDRHRLALAFNAMVASGELEAPIVIGRDHLDSGSVASPNRETEAMMDGSDAVSDWPLLNALLNTASGATWVSLHHGGGVGMGYSQHSGMVIVADGTPEAARRLERVLWNDPATGVMRHADAGYEIARDCAKEMGLDLPGIL; from the coding sequence ATGACCCGCACCGACAACAGCCGCCGCATCAAGGCTCCGACCGGTACCGACCTGTCCGCAAAGAGCTGGCTCACCGAAGCCCCGCTGCGCATGCTGATGAACAATCTCGACGCGGACGTCGCCGAGGCACCCGAGTCGCTCGTCGTCTATGGCGGCATCGGCCGCGCCGCGCGCGACTGGGAAAGCTATGACCGCATCGTCGAAGCACTGCGCAAGCTCGACGCCGACCAGACTCTGCTCGTGCAATCCGGCAAGCCCGTCGGCGTGTTCCGCACGCACCCCGATGCCCCGCGCGTCCTCATCGCCAACTCCAACCTCGTCCCCCATTGGGCGACCTGGGAGCATTTCCACGAGCTCGATCGCAAGGGGCTGGCGATGTACGGCCAGATGACCGCCGGATCGTGGATCTATATCGGCACCCAAGGCATCGTTCAGGGCACCTACGAAACCTTCGTCGAGGCCGGCCGCCAGCATTATGGCGGCGACCTGTCGGGCAAATGGATCCTCACCGCCGGCCTCGGCGGCATGGGCGGCGCCCAGCCGCTCGCCGCGACCATGGCGGGCGCTTCGTGCCTCGCAGTCGAGTGCCAGCCGAGCCGAATCGAGATGCGCCTGCGCACCCGCTACCTCGATCGCGCTGCGAACAATATCGACGAAGCACTTGAAATCATTCGAACCAGCGACAAGCCCGTCTCGGTCGGCCTGCTCGGCAACGCCGCCGAAGTGCTGCCCGAGCTCGTCCGCCGCGGCGTCCGCCCGGACATCGTCACCGACCAGACCAGCGCGCACGATCCGGTCAACGGCTACCTCCCCGCCGGCTGGACGCTCGACGAGTGGTTCACCAAACGCGAGACCGCTCCGCACGAGGTCGAGAAGGCGGCGCGTAGCTCGATGGCCACCCATGTCCGCGCGATGCTCGCCTTCCACGAAGCCGGCATCCCCACCCTCGATTACGGCAACAACATCCGCCAGGTCGCCAAGGACGAGGGCGTCGACAACGCCTTCGCCTTCCCCGGCTTCGTTCCTGCCTATATTCGCCCGCTGTTCTGCCGCGGCATCGGCCCGTTCCGCTGGGCCGCGCTCTCGGGCAATCCGGAGGATATCTGGAAGACCGACGCCAAGGTGAAGCAGCTCCTTCCGGACAACCACCACCTCCACAACTGGCTCGACATGGCGCGCGAGCGCATCGCCTTCCAGGGCCTGCCCGCGCGCATCTGCTGGGTCGGCCTGGGCGACCGCCACCGCCTCGCGCTCGCCTTCAACGCGATGGTCGCCTCAGGCGAGCTCGAGGCCCCGATCGTGATCGGCCGCGACCATCTCGACAGCGGCTCGGTCGCCAGCCCCAATCGCGAGACCGAGGCGATGATGGACGGCAGCGACGCGGTGTCCGACTGGCCCCTACTCAACGCCCTGCTCAACACCGCATCGGGCGCCACCTGGGTCTCGCTCCACCACGGCGGGGGCGTCGGCATGGGCTATTCGCAGCATTCGGGCATGGTCATCGTCGCCGACGGCACCCCCGAAGCCGCCCGGCGACTTGAGCGGGTGCTGTGGAACGATCCCGCTACCGGCGTGATGCGGCATGCGGATGCCGGCTACGAGATCGCGCGGGACTGCGCGAAGGAGATGGGGCTCGACCTGCCGGGGATTTTGTAA
- the hutG gene encoding N-formylglutamate deformylase, with protein MIRVEQGAAPLIVSIPHAGTDIPEGIFGLVSPELARHDADLYVDHLYTFARELDATIVRTTISRTVIDVNRDPSGHTLYPGQFTTGLCPIQTFDGLSLYEPGALPDAHEIERRRVEWFDPYHLALALQIERLRALHPTIVLYDAHSIRSVVPKLFDGELPNFNIGTNDGTSCAPALTAAVEQICDASPHSRVTNGRFKGGWITRHYARPDEGVHTIQMELAMRTYLIETPEDWPPPWHDETAAGCQAILRPVLTACIDFAKAPE; from the coding sequence ATGATCCGCGTCGAACAGGGCGCCGCCCCGCTCATCGTCAGCATCCCCCATGCCGGCACCGACATCCCCGAAGGCATCTTCGGCCTCGTTTCCCCCGAACTCGCCCGGCACGACGCCGATCTCTACGTCGACCATCTCTACACCTTCGCGCGCGAGCTCGACGCCACCATCGTCCGCACCACCATCTCGCGCACCGTGATCGACGTGAACCGCGACCCCAGCGGCCACACCCTCTATCCCGGCCAGTTCACCACCGGCCTGTGCCCGATCCAGACCTTCGACGGCTTGTCCCTCTACGAGCCCGGCGCGCTCCCCGACGCGCACGAGATCGAACGTCGCCGCGTCGAGTGGTTCGATCCCTACCATCTCGCCCTCGCGCTCCAGATCGAGCGGCTGCGCGCGCTGCACCCCACGATCGTGCTCTACGACGCCCATTCGATCCGCAGCGTCGTCCCCAAGCTGTTCGACGGCGAGCTGCCCAACTTCAACATCGGCACCAATGACGGCACCTCCTGCGCGCCCGCGCTCACCGCCGCCGTCGAGCAAATCTGCGACGCCAGCCCGCACAGCCGCGTCACCAACGGCCGCTTCAAGGGCGGCTGGATCACCCGCCACTACGCCCGGCCGGACGAAGGGGTGCACACGATCCAGATGGAGCTGGCGATGCGCACCTACCTGATCGAGACCCCGGAAGACTGGCCACCGCCCTGGCACGACGAGACCGCGGCAGGCTGTCAGGCCATCCTCCGCCCCGTCCTCACCGCCTGCATCGATTTCGCGAAAGCCCCAGAATGA